The following proteins come from a genomic window of Halorubrum lacusprofundi ATCC 49239:
- a CDS encoding ISH6-like element ISHla10 family transposase, translating into MHATIDVRFELSIDDDKTLPLATLAEAVTDQNLEAVLLESLVESLDAASVEALCGEKHAHGNGDQRFQRAGTDTRTAVTTAGEHEFSLHYVEDTAASPDESSYFRPVEDVLDFDGQNRYQQDIAAKSVDLATSLSYRDAANHGDSFVSMPSPTTINRRAKKYGHKLKQFLPDCVAGTDADAVIPDGTKCHSQDDDRSSHSVQATLGEDTAEESRSLLDLSVNADWDETAAELDDIGAVTDDATVVSDADSGIVTAFTDENRDHQLDLVHVGRTLGYTLWDDGVFSLDRRKEIVSEVIDEVFHLKNSVAKHRPAEEFAAIRSRIARTRERLEKTAWQLEQFGSAKAAGYLRRWLPSIVTFAEHAVEGFEVPWTSNPVERLMGEVSKRCKNQWMRWTAEGLEAILQLRLVKYADPEYYQAFLDELLQRSTKTAINCDLSIESTSGKV; encoded by the coding sequence ATGCACGCCACAATCGACGTGCGGTTCGAACTGAGTATCGACGACGACAAAACGCTACCGCTCGCCACGCTTGCCGAGGCCGTCACTGACCAGAACCTCGAAGCAGTCCTTCTCGAATCGCTGGTCGAGAGCCTCGACGCCGCCAGCGTCGAGGCGCTCTGTGGTGAGAAACACGCACATGGCAACGGTGACCAGCGCTTCCAACGCGCCGGCACCGACACCCGCACAGCTGTCACAACTGCCGGAGAACACGAGTTCTCTCTCCACTACGTCGAAGATACAGCCGCTTCCCCAGACGAATCCAGCTACTTCCGGCCCGTCGAAGACGTTCTCGACTTCGACGGGCAGAACCGCTATCAGCAGGACATCGCCGCCAAAAGCGTCGATCTCGCTACCTCGCTCAGCTATCGAGACGCTGCCAATCACGGCGACAGCTTCGTCTCGATGCCGTCGCCGACCACCATCAACCGCCGTGCCAAGAAATACGGCCACAAGCTCAAACAGTTCCTTCCAGACTGTGTCGCTGGCACAGACGCTGACGCCGTCATTCCTGACGGGACAAAGTGCCACAGCCAAGACGACGACCGCTCGTCCCACTCCGTCCAAGCAACGCTCGGCGAAGACACCGCCGAAGAGTCACGCTCCCTGCTGGATCTGTCGGTCAACGCTGACTGGGACGAAACTGCCGCCGAACTCGATGATATCGGCGCAGTCACTGACGACGCGACGGTCGTCAGTGACGCTGATAGCGGCATCGTCACAGCCTTTACCGACGAAAACCGTGACCACCAGCTCGATCTCGTCCACGTCGGCCGAACGCTGGGTTACACCCTCTGGGACGATGGCGTCTTCTCCTTGGACCGTCGGAAGGAGATCGTTTCGGAGGTGATCGACGAGGTGTTCCATCTGAAGAACTCTGTGGCGAAGCATCGTCCAGCGGAGGAGTTCGCGGCGATCCGCTCGCGGATCGCGCGAACGAGAGAGCGATTAGAGAAGACAGCGTGGCAACTGGAGCAGTTCGGGTCAGCAAAGGCTGCAGGGTATCTTCGGCGGTGGCTGCCGTCGATTGTGACGTTCGCCGAGCACGCTGTCGAGGGGTTCGAGGTTCCGTGGACCTCGAACCCCGTCGAACGACTGATGGGCGAGGTCAGCAAGCGGTGCAAGAACCAGTGGATGCGCTGGACAGCAGAGGGATTGGAAGCGATACTCCAACTTCGGTTGGTGAAGTACGCCGACCCCGAGTACTACCAAGCGTTCCTCGACGAACTGCTCCAACGTTCGACCAAAACAGCAATCAACTGTGACCTCTCAATTGAGAGTACCAGCGGCAAAGTCTAG
- a CDS encoding Cdc6/Cdc18 family protein, producing the protein MITDARVLQPEFVPNDVKHRSAEVSHLSDTLRPIVDGERATNSLLYGPSGAGKTCIAQFTIEQLRENVVDLNYQYVNCWEDHTRFKTLYRLLDGIESTFDIHRQSTPKDELLERLRAYDGPPYVVILDEVDQLQDKSLLYDLYRMRDLTMILIANREEDVFSTLDGRLNSRLESCARIRFGQYDIRELVTILEDRARWGLEPGAVDEQHLETIADYAAGDARIAIGIFRNAARVARQNGDDGITVDVIERVVPETKSEIRQKTTDKLTEHQQVLYETIKKEGEIGAGDLYDAYCEAVDDPKTRRTMRNHLSKLEQYNLVFANGKTKARTYQPYS; encoded by the coding sequence ATGATTACGGACGCACGGGTACTACAGCCCGAATTTGTCCCCAACGACGTGAAGCACAGATCGGCGGAGGTGAGCCACCTTTCCGATACCTTGCGCCCGATAGTCGACGGCGAGCGGGCGACCAACTCCCTCCTATATGGGCCATCGGGAGCCGGGAAGACCTGTATCGCCCAGTTCACGATCGAACAACTCCGAGAGAACGTTGTCGACCTCAATTACCAATACGTGAACTGTTGGGAAGACCACACCCGATTCAAGACGCTCTACAGGCTCTTAGACGGGATCGAGAGTACGTTCGATATCCATCGGCAGTCGACGCCAAAGGACGAGCTCTTGGAGCGCCTACGGGCATACGATGGTCCACCCTACGTTGTCATCCTCGACGAAGTCGACCAGCTACAGGACAAGAGCCTGTTGTACGATCTCTATCGGATGCGCGACCTCACGATGATCCTCATTGCCAACCGGGAGGAAGACGTGTTCAGCACGCTTGATGGACGGCTCAACAGTCGACTGGAGTCCTGTGCCCGCATCCGATTCGGACAGTACGACATTCGAGAGTTAGTGACGATTCTTGAAGATCGCGCTCGATGGGGACTTGAACCGGGTGCTGTCGATGAGCAACACCTGGAAACAATCGCGGATTATGCAGCTGGTGATGCACGGATAGCTATCGGGATCTTCCGAAACGCCGCACGAGTAGCACGGCAGAACGGCGACGACGGAATAACTGTCGACGTAATCGAGCGCGTAGTTCCGGAAACGAAATCGGAAATCAGACAGAAGACGACCGACAAACTCACCGAGCATCAGCAGGTCCTCTACGAGACGATAAAGAAGGAAGGCGAGATCGGGGCGGGCGACCTCTACGATGCCTACTGTGAGGCAGTCGACGATCCGAAGACCCGTCGAACAATGCGAAACCATCTCTCGAAACTGGAACAGTACAATCTCGTTTTTGCCAATGGGAAGACAAAGGCTCGGACATACCAGCCTTACTCTTGA
- a CDS encoding CARDB domain-containing protein, with protein MQRRTVLVATGGMLLTVGCIGDQEELPEEEEEQENKTEGEESDEEVTTEESEPAKFEIIDLVVQPEEVSPDGSVTVTATVQNIGETEGTEQVEFDIDGRTVDEQKVGDTTFEEVTEAETVTKQVTVPPGESATVSISIKRELVGTFGVSVADHSVSFDVIREWNEIGEAYEGAGGLIVTLESFEVNEKEGSYEYAIEYTLENDTDGGIDEGGFQLYPTDPEKDPVQQFGAFDELFPGDTVSRSYNFEKEKNIEFSSLAYHPDQFFAQNPPNGALVWPVEY; from the coding sequence ATGCAACGACGAACTGTATTGGTCGCAACTGGTGGTATGTTACTAACAGTCGGTTGTATTGGAGATCAAGAGGAACTACCAGAAGAAGAAGAAGAGCAAGAAAATAAAACGGAAGGGGAAGAATCAGACGAAGAGGTAACTACCGAAGAATCGGAACCGGCTAAATTTGAAATAATAGACTTGGTGGTTCAGCCAGAAGAAGTTTCACCCGATGGATCTGTCACGGTGACCGCAACCGTGCAAAATATAGGTGAAACAGAAGGAACGGAGCAAGTTGAATTCGATATTGATGGGAGAACAGTGGATGAACAAAAAGTGGGAGATACAACGTTTGAAGAGGTTACTGAGGCGGAAACAGTGACTAAACAGGTAACAGTTCCACCCGGTGAATCTGCTACTGTCTCAATTTCGATAAAGCGTGAATTGGTTGGAACGTTCGGTGTATCCGTAGCAGATCACTCTGTGAGCTTTGATGTTATCCGCGAATGGAACGAAATTGGTGAAGCATATGAGGGAGCGGGTGGGCTAATTGTAACTCTCGAAAGCTTCGAGGTTAATGAAAAGGAGGGGAGTTATGAATATGCGATTGAATACACATTAGAGAATGATACAGACGGAGGGATTGATGAAGGTGGTTTTCAGTTGTATCCCACTGATCCGGAGAAAGATCCAGTGCAACAGTTTGGTGCCTTTGATGAGTTGTTCCCAGGTGATACTGTCTCAAGGTCGTACAATTTTGAAAAAGAAAAGAACATTGAATTTAGTTCCTTAGCTTATCACCCAGATCAATTCTTTGCGCAAAACCCTCCAAATGGCGCTTTAGTTTGGCCGGTTGAATACTGA
- a CDS encoding PD-(D/E)XK nuclease family protein: MSITRAKSIDSLYEECKDFDLVLVPDAPMASALNRRLDQPHFGPFAITPRRLAARRREQAEDRLAFLELIQTADLNWKEASHAVGNILQCWEYQGTANAVLDYEQFATTATHTAVDCIGEMDTTSKRLTEYTIDADTSVAVVGFKQLTELERSILPSDYETVDPFTEESFNYPPFRILDSPAAIVDAVLHTVTPENANDVAVVLDAASQYSSLIESALEAADIPYYGGPGFTDNSSHRAFLQLLRHAHAGRDTRVGDVRPLLVQLGLVVDIEHDEKRLRDLDVPEIEWLLEFSADIEAHTLASALDKFETVTGSSLDAFREELERLGIQDDIVTEQAVDRLEFYLQSYEVPIDRENDGVLLADAKSAAYVGRPVVFYLGLDEDWTHSSPRRPWVDRDQEYERNIRQFQLLLQNGVDQYYLVQDTAGGTPVTPCLYFEEILDEEFERFSDLDSIQHSRAARTTHDGFGKESIDVAAEKVTAFSQSSLNTYVNSPRDYFFSRLLETPDKDYFREGNLFHDFAEFYVTHPDVIRSDDLDEIAEVILDDVDPFLRGVDREVRLTKYRIGLQTVVEFLDANPPADGSFLTPASGWGTNFFAEYYDRPVDAPHTERWFENTDLGLKGKVDLVYGPTHLLDYKSGTKKSATSIVKHSALDPPSDKPNFQALLYLTQHRTEYLGEELQFTFFHFLETLDDVVTGDGNLDDCLTTVTYHPVAFEEHIASRNVFTELQEDAASNCNKTFSKAEYEEYRAVLDAHAFPDTQDSDELIDSGFGQALTDRMIDRVGDYKYVTSGCKQALRHLIRIRNRNYFTDDIDAFEGFVQERLEELNARRAGDERFPVAGLTEEPNYRYVDNRDCILEEGTR; encoded by the coding sequence GTGTCAATTACACGAGCGAAGTCTATCGATTCTCTCTACGAGGAATGCAAGGATTTCGACCTTGTGCTCGTGCCGGATGCGCCGATGGCGAGTGCCCTGAACCGGCGTCTTGATCAACCCCACTTCGGTCCGTTCGCGATCACACCACGGCGCCTGGCTGCCCGACGTCGAGAACAGGCCGAGGACCGACTCGCGTTCCTCGAACTCATTCAGACGGCGGATCTCAACTGGAAGGAGGCGTCGCATGCGGTCGGGAACATCCTCCAGTGCTGGGAGTACCAAGGGACGGCTAACGCTGTTCTCGACTACGAGCAGTTCGCGACGACGGCAACGCACACCGCCGTCGACTGTATTGGTGAGATGGATACGACGTCCAAACGCCTCACTGAGTACACTATTGACGCCGATACGTCGGTTGCTGTCGTCGGCTTCAAGCAGCTTACCGAACTCGAACGCTCGATCCTACCCTCAGACTACGAGACGGTCGACCCGTTCACCGAGGAGTCGTTCAATTATCCACCCTTCCGAATTCTCGACTCACCGGCTGCGATCGTCGACGCCGTCCTCCATACGGTCACACCGGAGAACGCCAACGACGTGGCTGTCGTCCTCGATGCAGCCAGTCAGTACTCATCGCTCATCGAGTCGGCGCTGGAAGCTGCAGACATTCCATATTACGGTGGTCCTGGCTTCACCGACAATTCGTCACACCGAGCGTTCCTACAACTTCTCAGACACGCACACGCTGGTCGAGATACTCGTGTGGGTGACGTCAGACCACTACTCGTCCAGCTCGGATTGGTGGTGGATATCGAGCATGACGAGAAACGACTCCGTGATCTCGATGTGCCCGAAATCGAGTGGCTGCTCGAATTCAGCGCAGACATCGAAGCTCATACCCTCGCCTCGGCACTCGACAAGTTCGAGACAGTTACTGGAAGTTCGCTGGACGCCTTCCGCGAGGAACTCGAGCGGCTTGGAATTCAAGACGACATCGTCACCGAGCAGGCGGTCGACCGCCTCGAGTTCTATCTTCAGTCGTACGAGGTCCCCATCGACCGTGAGAACGACGGCGTGCTGCTCGCGGACGCGAAGTCGGCGGCCTACGTCGGCAGACCGGTCGTGTTCTATCTTGGGCTCGATGAAGACTGGACGCACTCTTCGCCGCGCCGCCCCTGGGTCGACCGCGACCAGGAGTACGAGCGAAACATCAGGCAATTCCAGTTATTGCTACAGAACGGCGTCGACCAGTACTACCTTGTTCAAGATACGGCAGGCGGGACGCCTGTCACCCCGTGTCTGTACTTCGAGGAGATCCTCGACGAGGAGTTCGAGCGGTTCAGCGATCTCGACTCGATACAGCACTCTCGAGCTGCCCGAACCACCCACGACGGGTTCGGGAAGGAATCAATCGATGTGGCTGCTGAGAAAGTAACCGCCTTTAGCCAATCGAGTCTCAACACCTACGTCAACTCACCGCGCGACTACTTTTTCAGTCGGCTGCTCGAAACACCGGACAAGGACTACTTCAGAGAAGGAAACCTGTTCCACGACTTCGCTGAGTTCTACGTCACACATCCCGACGTCATCAGGTCTGACGACCTCGACGAAATCGCAGAGGTGATTCTCGACGATGTCGACCCGTTCCTTCGTGGCGTCGACCGTGAGGTCCGACTGACGAAGTACCGAATTGGCCTCCAGACCGTCGTTGAGTTTCTCGATGCCAATCCGCCTGCTGATGGTTCGTTCCTGACGCCAGCGAGTGGCTGGGGGACGAACTTCTTCGCGGAATACTACGACCGACCGGTCGACGCCCCCCACACAGAACGCTGGTTCGAGAACACCGACCTCGGGCTCAAGGGGAAGGTAGACCTCGTATACGGGCCGACCCACCTGCTCGACTACAAGAGCGGGACGAAGAAGTCGGCGACATCGATAGTGAAGCACTCCGCACTCGACCCGCCGAGCGACAAGCCAAACTTCCAGGCGTTGCTATATCTCACACAGCACCGAACGGAGTACCTCGGTGAAGAACTCCAGTTCACCTTCTTCCACTTCCTCGAAACGCTTGACGACGTCGTGACCGGGGATGGGAACCTCGATGACTGCCTGACGACAGTCACGTACCACCCGGTCGCCTTCGAGGAGCACATCGCAAGCCGGAACGTCTTCACCGAACTGCAAGAGGACGCGGCGAGCAACTGCAACAAGACGTTCTCCAAGGCCGAGTATGAGGAGTACCGTGCGGTCCTCGACGCACACGCGTTCCCAGACACGCAGGACAGCGACGAACTCATCGACTCCGGGTTCGGACAGGCGTTGACCGACCGGATGATCGACAGAGTTGGGGACTACAAATACGTCACAAGTGGCTGCAAGCAGGCACTCCGTCATCTCATCCGGATTCGGAATCGGAACTACTTCACCGACGATATCGACGCTTTCGAGGGATTCGTCCAGGAACGCCTCGAAGAGTTGAACGCTCGGCGGGCAGGCGACGAACGCTTCCCGGTCGCAGGACTCACTGAAGAGCCGAACTACCGGTACGTGGACAATCGCGACTGTATCCTCGAGGAGGGAACCCGATGA
- a CDS encoding ISH3-like element ISHla1 family transposase: MSKTKQADGEIHEDQLLNFLVNRLDEEVSLSLANNAEITAEDIYEVLVGACADGTSVSTLCASSQNSPAGNTVLYHLRTKFEPERLERVANTLLRKDLDELLPEQVEVCADLHLRPYYGDEDDTDGLYHSVAKRGTTAFHAYATLYARVKNKRYTLAVRRLKDGDTASSVLAEFFGVLDGLDAGVKAVYLDRGFYDSKCLTLLQAHNYAYVIPIIRWGEAIQQELSEGWSRVIQHDLTGKLDGHSWTVDFPVYIDCTYLNGKYDENGVARHGYAADAPFIDSPRDARYHYSKRFGIESSYRLFEQAIATTTTRDPTVRLLYVVVSLLLQNVWRYLHYEYVATPRRGGRRLWWWPYKEFVNMIRRAAWTALAVRRAVPANRPPDDRFHR; encoded by the coding sequence GTGTCTAAAACCAAACAAGCAGACGGTGAGATCCACGAGGACCAGCTTCTTAACTTTCTCGTCAACCGCCTTGACGAGGAAGTTTCGCTCTCGTTAGCCAATAACGCTGAAATCACTGCTGAAGACATCTATGAGGTCCTCGTCGGCGCTTGCGCCGACGGGACCTCTGTCTCTACGCTCTGTGCGTCGAGCCAGAACTCACCCGCTGGGAACACGGTCCTCTACCATCTTCGGACGAAGTTCGAGCCGGAACGGCTCGAACGAGTCGCTAACACGCTCCTGCGAAAGGATCTCGATGAATTGCTCCCCGAACAGGTGGAGGTCTGCGCAGACCTCCACCTGCGGCCCTACTACGGTGACGAAGACGACACAGACGGCCTCTATCACTCGGTAGCGAAGCGTGGAACCACTGCGTTCCACGCCTATGCCACACTCTACGCGCGTGTGAAGAACAAACGCTACACGCTGGCGGTACGCCGTCTCAAAGACGGCGATACCGCAAGTAGTGTCCTCGCTGAGTTCTTCGGTGTCCTCGACGGCCTTGACGCCGGGGTCAAGGCCGTCTACCTTGATCGCGGATTCTACGACAGTAAGTGTCTCACGCTGCTTCAGGCGCACAATTACGCGTACGTGATCCCGATCATCCGGTGGGGTGAGGCGATTCAGCAAGAGCTCTCGGAAGGATGGAGTCGCGTCATTCAGCATGATCTGACGGGGAAACTCGACGGTCACAGCTGGACCGTCGATTTTCCCGTCTACATCGACTGTACGTACCTAAATGGGAAGTATGACGAGAACGGTGTGGCGCGTCACGGCTACGCCGCTGACGCGCCGTTCATCGACTCACCACGGGACGCTCGATACCACTACTCGAAACGCTTCGGTATCGAGTCAAGCTATCGCTTGTTTGAGCAAGCGATAGCGACAACGACAACACGAGATCCAACGGTACGGCTGCTGTACGTGGTGGTGAGTCTCCTCTTACAGAACGTCTGGCGGTACCTTCACTACGAGTATGTGGCGACGCCCCGCCGAGGCGGGCGTCGCCTCTGGTGGTGGCCGTACAAGGAGTTCGTCAATATGATTCGACGAGCTGCGTGGACGGCCCTCGCGGTGCGTCGGGCCGTCCCCGCGAATCGGCCACCTGACGACCGATTCCACCGCTAA